A window of Synergistaceae bacterium contains these coding sequences:
- a CDS encoding long-chain fatty acid--CoA ligase — translation MTIRLEQIISENLERLPNEPFLCWQNTWWSRGAFLELVKECEERLLESRFKAGQKIALLLPNSPISLALNVAIWRLQGTVVSIDYRGAYITLIKQLVHADVFAAITFMGCENIAPLISEEGIPCYITSLVAPGDTIAGRAALRETTDNAVIFYTSGTTGESKAVALSHANLLSVIDSCVEHLGDISEDDILLNALPNFNAFGFLSGSLISLVKAIPQVTLQSFMPAKTTWNIIKQNSVTIIPAVPTMIALLLGAAGQGLDKTSNLKYILSGGDKLPENYIKRCTEILGVPIIEGYGLTEASSVVSLAPGVDGIKPGKLGTLLSCVESKICDDTGAVLPPGQEGQLWIRGESVASSYYHNDELTERYFADGWFNTSDIAKFDEEGYLSLVGRTTDVIFVGGFKVYAGEVETVISEHPAVAEVSVVGVPRSISGEIVKAFIVLKEGEKITSKELIEICKKKLSYYKVPRIVEFVQKLPSRKTW, via the coding sequence TTGACCATCAGACTTGAACAGATAATCAGTGAAAATCTAGAAAGACTACCAAATGAGCCTTTTTTATGCTGGCAAAATACTTGGTGGTCTCGCGGTGCGTTCCTTGAACTTGTAAAAGAGTGTGAAGAAAGGCTTTTGGAAAGCAGATTTAAAGCGGGTCAAAAAATTGCGTTATTGCTACCAAACTCTCCAATAAGCCTGGCTCTTAACGTCGCTATTTGGAGATTACAGGGAACAGTTGTTTCCATTGATTACCGCGGTGCTTATATAACATTAATAAAACAGCTGGTTCATGCAGATGTCTTTGCGGCGATTACTTTTATGGGATGTGAAAACATCGCTCCTCTTATCTCAGAAGAGGGCATTCCCTGCTACATTACCTCATTGGTTGCTCCCGGCGATACAATTGCTGGAAGGGCTGCACTGAGAGAAACAACGGATAACGCAGTTATTTTTTATACATCTGGAACAACAGGGGAATCAAAAGCGGTAGCTCTGTCTCACGCAAACTTATTGTCTGTCATTGATTCTTGTGTAGAACATCTCGGCGATATTAGTGAAGATGATATACTCCTAAATGCTTTGCCAAACTTTAACGCCTTTGGCTTTCTTTCAGGCTCGTTAATCTCTCTTGTTAAAGCGATACCACAAGTAACTCTACAATCATTTATGCCTGCGAAAACTACTTGGAATATAATCAAACAAAATAGTGTAACTATAATTCCTGCAGTTCCCACAATGATAGCATTGCTTTTAGGAGCGGCCGGACAAGGTTTAGACAAAACATCAAATTTGAAATACATACTTTCCGGAGGGGACAAACTGCCGGAAAACTATATAAAAAGATGCACAGAGATATTGGGGGTTCCTATTATTGAAGGATATGGACTTACAGAGGCGTCTTCTGTCGTCAGCCTCGCTCCGGGAGTCGATGGAATAAAACCGGGGAAGCTTGGAACACTACTCTCCTGTGTTGAATCAAAGATATGTGACGATACGGGAGCTGTTTTACCCCCGGGCCAAGAGGGACAGCTTTGGATAAGAGGAGAAAGCGTCGCCTCTTCCTATTATCACAATGATGAGCTTACTGAGCGTTATTTTGCGGATGGATGGTTTAACACAAGTGATATCGCCAAATTTGATGAAGAGGGCTATCTTTCACTTGTAGGCAGGACAACAGACGTAATTTTCGTTGGTGGGTTTAAAGTTTATGCCGGAGAAGTTGAAACCGTTATTTCAGAACACCCGGCAGTAGCCGAAGTATCTGTTGTAGGTGTTCCAAGATCAATAAGTGGAGAAATTGTCAAAGCTTTTATAGTGCTTAAGGAAGGCGAGAAGATAACTTCCAAGGAACTAATAGAAATTTGCAAGAAGAAGCTTTCGTATTACAAGGTTCCGAGAATAGTGGAATTTGTTCAAAAGCTTCCTTCTAGGAAAACTTGGTAA
- a CDS encoding amidohydrolase has translation MKEKFDPAFLGPQLLKEAERFSSDLIDWRRDFHQFPEVAFEEHITASKITRVLKEMDGIEVISGFDSPTCVVAVVGRNLPGPGLLLRTGMDAVEVEEQTGLSFSSSLPGVMHACGQDAHMASLLGAARLLSIHRDKLKRKVILLFQPAAEGKSGAKTLIENKFFQEFDIEHCLGLLWWPELPYGELFTRKGVMTALSDRIHIDIRGVSGWAAEPHLAVDPVTIAAHIIISIQSALTRDLDPRDPVVVSFPQIEAGSAYNVIADHANLWGTLRAFSSETRHLVQSRIEEISATVAKAFKGHASVEYSANYGHVENDPEFTKKVLEIALPFFGEDGITMLDRPLLSGEDFSFFSSYVPSTFMLLGTGLEYKLHHPSYDVPESLLPFSAAWEAYMALML, from the coding sequence ATGAAGGAAAAATTTGACCCGGCATTTTTGGGGCCACAGCTGCTTAAAGAAGCAGAGAGATTCAGCTCCGACCTTATTGACTGGCGAAGAGATTTCCATCAGTTCCCCGAAGTGGCATTTGAAGAACATATAACTGCTTCCAAAATTACCCGTGTACTAAAAGAGATGGACGGAATAGAGGTTATTTCCGGCTTTGATTCTCCCACTTGCGTTGTCGCAGTGGTTGGCAGGAATCTGCCCGGCCCCGGACTTTTATTACGCACCGGAATGGATGCTGTTGAAGTAGAAGAGCAGACCGGATTATCTTTTTCCTCTTCTCTCCCCGGAGTAATGCATGCTTGCGGACAAGATGCTCATATGGCCTCTCTTCTGGGTGCAGCCAGACTCCTTTCTATCCATAGAGACAAACTCAAACGAAAAGTAATATTGCTATTCCAACCCGCAGCCGAAGGGAAGAGCGGAGCTAAAACTTTAATTGAAAACAAGTTTTTTCAAGAATTCGACATAGAACACTGTTTGGGATTGCTCTGGTGGCCAGAACTGCCTTATGGAGAGCTTTTCACCAGAAAAGGTGTAATGACCGCTCTCTCAGACCGTATTCATATAGATATAAGAGGCGTATCAGGCTGGGCTGCAGAACCACATCTAGCCGTTGACCCAGTCACCATTGCAGCACATATTATAATTTCAATACAATCCGCTCTGACAAGAGATCTCGACCCACGCGATCCAGTTGTTGTTTCTTTTCCGCAAATTGAGGCCGGAAGTGCTTATAACGTAATCGCTGATCACGCCAATCTCTGGGGTACTTTGCGAGCCTTTAGTTCTGAAACTCGCCATCTTGTACAAAGTCGCATAGAAGAGATCTCCGCAACAGTGGCAAAAGCTTTCAAAGGGCACGCATCCGTAGAATACTCAGCAAATTATGGACATGTTGAAAATGATCCGGAATTCACTAAAAAAGTCCTAGAGATAGCTCTGCCTTTTTTTGGTGAAGATGGGATAACCATGTTAGACCGACCTCTTCTCTCAGGAGAAGATTTCTCCTTTTTTTCTTCTTACGTTCCTTCTACCTTTATGCTCCTTGGTACAGGACTTGAATACAAACTCCATCATCCTTCTTATGATGTGCCTGAAAGCTTATTACCTTTCTCGGCTGCATGGGAAGCATATATGGCTTTGATGCTTTAG
- a CDS encoding TetR family transcriptional regulator gives MKGGVYRLARKTKEMAEVTKQEILESALDAFSERNYSNVTIVEIAKRANLTKGAVYWHFKNKKDILVHLLNGLFASTGDTIVEIFEKPASVSEMRSCFKEALLKPLTDKKYRRMHKFFSQRESWPESAQKQADNLIKANVNKEKEELKAFLIKAQKNKKIKEDVNPPAVATLVTYVFFGLFLLQVSGFLPEDFVDDTDFLFDSISANLNL, from the coding sequence ATGAAGGGTGGTGTATACCGGTTGGCACGTAAGACAAAAGAGATGGCCGAAGTAACCAAGCAGGAAATTTTAGAGTCAGCTTTAGATGCGTTCAGCGAGAGGAATTATTCCAACGTTACGATAGTTGAGATTGCAAAAAGAGCTAACCTTACTAAAGGGGCCGTCTATTGGCATTTTAAAAATAAAAAAGATATACTTGTACATCTCCTAAATGGATTGTTTGCATCAACCGGCGACACTATAGTAGAGATCTTTGAAAAGCCGGCATCTGTTTCAGAGATGCGTTCTTGTTTTAAAGAAGCACTATTAAAACCACTAACGGACAAAAAATATAGAAGAATGCACAAATTTTTCTCGCAAAGAGAAAGTTGGCCCGAATCAGCACAAAAACAAGCGGATAATCTCATAAAGGCAAATGTGAACAAAGAGAAAGAAGAGCTGAAAGCATTTCTAATAAAGGCACAAAAGAACAAGAAAATAAAAGAGGATGTTAATCCTCCAGCGGTGGCAACTCTTGTAACATACGTGTTTTTTGGCCTATTTCTTTTACAAGTTTCAGGCTTTTTACCGGAAGATTTTGTTGATGATACAGACTTTCTGTTTGATTCAATAAGTGCGAACTTGAATTTATAA
- a CDS encoding efflux RND transporter periplasmic adaptor subunit, which yields MDLLQENRKTEDKAKKWPQLVLIVILILIAIGSIYAKKYYDERKEANMAATAVRPLPTVTVVPAVETDLFAQKEYIGKVDAIQSVEVRAQVVGEIIKVNFKEGSIVKVGQPLYTLDARKYEATVTLRKGQLAQAKADLDRAEKFFARLKNADERSVSKADFDSAESAVMQALAAVEQANANLRLAMIDLGNTVIRSPISGRIGATNFTKGNYISATSGALATIVQMDPIRVKFSMPDKDYLNQLAIFKESGSVYNTTLKLSNGDVITASGERDFEDNQMDQKTGSMSMRIRFNNPEGLLIPGSMVRIATKQVKSQLVIVVPQTALLADSASDYVYVVDSDNVIKKVEITLGTEVGSMREVTSGIKAGDRVVTTGIQNIRPGIKVNIAEPAEKTTASLASQSEADNNIVSDANGKDSVLSDDKSEPVKKEGN from the coding sequence ATGGATTTACTACAGGAGAACAGAAAGACAGAAGACAAGGCTAAAAAATGGCCACAACTGGTGCTAATAGTTATTCTCATATTGATTGCTATAGGCAGTATATATGCAAAAAAATATTATGACGAGAGAAAAGAAGCAAATATGGCAGCTACAGCCGTAAGGCCGTTGCCTACGGTAACCGTTGTGCCAGCTGTAGAAACAGACTTATTTGCACAAAAAGAGTATATAGGAAAAGTGGATGCTATCCAGAGCGTAGAAGTTAGGGCCCAAGTTGTCGGTGAAATTATAAAAGTTAATTTTAAAGAGGGCTCTATCGTAAAAGTAGGACAACCTCTTTATACATTGGATGCTCGTAAATATGAAGCAACAGTGACCCTTAGAAAAGGACAGCTTGCTCAAGCCAAAGCAGATTTAGACAGAGCTGAGAAATTTTTTGCTCGTTTAAAAAATGCAGATGAAAGAAGTGTTTCTAAAGCTGATTTTGATTCTGCAGAAAGTGCAGTTATGCAAGCACTTGCCGCAGTAGAACAGGCCAACGCCAACCTTAGGCTCGCAATGATTGACCTAGGAAACACTGTCATAAGGTCTCCTATTTCCGGACGTATAGGTGCAACGAATTTTACGAAAGGGAATTATATTTCTGCGACTTCCGGAGCACTTGCCACTATAGTTCAGATGGACCCAATCCGCGTGAAATTCTCTATGCCGGATAAGGACTACTTAAATCAACTGGCTATATTTAAAGAAAGCGGCTCTGTATACAATACAACCCTTAAACTCAGCAACGGAGACGTGATTACCGCATCCGGAGAGCGAGATTTTGAAGACAATCAGATGGATCAAAAAACAGGAAGCATGTCAATGCGCATAAGATTTAATAATCCTGAAGGACTCTTAATACCGGGCTCTATGGTTCGCATAGCCACAAAACAGGTTAAAAGCCAGCTTGTCATAGTGGTTCCTCAGACAGCACTTCTCGCTGATTCTGCAAGTGATTATGTATATGTGGTTGACAGTGATAATGTCATTAAGAAGGTCGAAATAACTTTGGGTACAGAAGTTGGATCAATGAGAGAAGTAACTTCCGGAATAAAAGCTGGTGACAGGGTTGTTACCACAGGCATCCAAAATATCCGTCCGGGAATAAAAGTTAATATAGCTGAGCCTGCAGAGAAGACAACTGCTTCCCTTGCATCTCAATCAGAAGCGGATAACAACATTGTGTCAGATGCTAACGGTAAAGATTCAGTCCTGTCTGATGATAAAAGCGAACCCGTTAAAAAAGAAGGTAATTAG